In a genomic window of Scyliorhinus torazame isolate Kashiwa2021f chromosome 5, sScyTor2.1, whole genome shotgun sequence:
- the LOC140418532 gene encoding uncharacterized protein isoform X2: MEKPQEGEDCGKDSRIPSALETHKPVHTGERPFACSKCGEGDCSPSALKIHHCSHTVERPFICSECEKGFLQSSDLWNHQQVHTRERPYTCFECGKGFTQSSHLLIHQQVHTGEKPFTCSKCGKQFNHSSDLLNHQQAHTGERPFTCPKCGKGFTQSSHLLIHQRVHTLERPFHCPECGKCFIQSSHLVTHQGIHTRERPFTCSECGKRFIQLSHLVTHQRVHTRERPFNCPECGKRFIQSSHLTSHQGVHSRERPFTCSECGKRFIQSSHLVSHQEVHIRERTFTCPECGRGFILLSDLQNHQQVHTGERPFSCSECGKGFTRSANLQAHQRIHTRERPFTCSECGKGFALSSDLQSHQQVHTEARPFTCSECGKGFIQSSHLQTHQQVHKDSQRDLLSHSTC; encoded by the coding sequence ATGGAGAAACCACAGGaaggtgaggactgtgggaaggataGCCGTATCCCGTCTGCACTGGAAACTCATAAacctgttcacactggggagagaccattcgcctgctccaagtgtggggaaGGAGACTGCTCCCCATCTGCCCTCAAGATTCATCACTGCAGTCACACTGTggaaaggccgttcatctgctcagagtgtgagaagggatttctcCAGTCATCTGACCTGTGgaatcaccagcaagttcacactagggagaggccgtacacctgctttgagtgtgggaagggattcactcagtcatcccacctgctgatacaccagcaagttcacaccggggagaagccgttcacctgctcgaaGTGTGGGAAACAATTCAATCATTCATCTGACCTTCTGAATCACCAACAGGCTCACACAGGGGAGCGACCGttcacctgccccaagtgtggaaagggtttcactcagtcatcccacctgctgatacaccagcgagtccacactctgGAGAGGCCGTTccactgccccgagtgtgggaagtGTTTTATTCAATCTTCACACCTAGTGACACATCAGGGCatccacaccagggagaggccattcacctgctcagagtgtgggaagcgtTTTATTCAATTATCGCACCTagtgacacaccagcgagtccacacaagggagaggccattcaactgccccgagtgtgggaaacGTTTTATTCAATCATCCCACCTAACATCACATCAGGGGGTTCACAgcagggagaggcctttcacctgctccgagtgtgggaagcgtTTTATTCAATCATCTCACCTAGTGTCACACCAGGAGGTTCACATCAGGGAGAGGACAttcacctgccctgagtgtgggaggggattcattcTGTTATCGGACCTGCAgaatcaccagcaagttcacactggggagaggccattctcctgctctgaatgtgggaagggattcactcgttcagccaacctgcaggcacaccaacgcattcacaccagggagagaccattcacctgctctgagtgtgggaagggattcgctctttCATCTGATCTGCAgagtcaccagcaagttcacactgaggcaaggccattcacctgctctgagtgtgggaaaggattcattcagtcatcccatctgcaaacacaccagcaagttcacaaggaTTCgcaaagggatttactcagtcattccacttgctga
- the LOC140418532 gene encoding uncharacterized protein isoform X1, with protein sequence MEENGNIHSEEKPWKCGECEEGFRSPSELESHRRSHTGERPFTCFACGKGFARSSNLLQHQRVHTVERAFPCPQCGKGFTQSSQLLRHQRVHSGEKPFICPECGKGFTRTSGLLTHQRVHTGERPFTCSKCGKGFAQSSNLLKHQRIHTEERPFKCPDCGQPYKSSLDLMRHQIVHTDERPFKCSHCASGFRRSEELTVHLRIHNGERPFTCSECGKRFTQSSALLTHQRVHTGERPFSCSECGKRFTDLSTLLKHQSVHTDERPFKCSDCVKCYKSPRELMYHQRVHTTERPFKCLDCEKCYKSSGELIRHQRVHTDERPFKCSYCETGFRGPEQLTAHQRIHTGVRPFTCSKCGRGFTQSSTLLRHQRVHTGERPFACPECGKGFTTLSTLCKHQHIHNEQQ encoded by the coding sequence ATGGAAGAAAACGGcaacattcacagtgaggagaaaccctgGAAATGTGGAGAATGTGAGGAGGGATTTAGATCCCCATCTGAGTTGGaatctcatcgacgcagtcacactggggagaggccgttcacctgttttgcgtgtgggaagggattcgctcgatCTTCCAACCTGCtgcaacaccagcgggttcacactgtggaGAGAGCATTCCCCTGtccacagtgtgggaagggattcactcaatcctcccagctgctgagacaccagcgagttcatagtggggagaaaccattcatctgccccgagtgtgggaaaggattcactcgcaCATCAGGGctgctgacgcaccagcgagttcacactggggagaggccattcacctgctccaagtgtgggaagggattcgctcagtcatccaacctgctgaaacaccagcgaattcacaccgaggagagacctttcaaatgcccagactgtgggcaGCCCTATAAAAGTTCCCTGGACCTAATGCGTCATCaaattgttcacactgatgagagaccgttcaagtGCTCTCACTGTGcgtctgggttcaggcgatcagaaGAACTCACTGTGCACCTACGAATTCACAatggggaaagaccgttcacctgctcagagtgtgggaagcgattcactcagtcatctgcacTGCTGACgcatcagcgagtccacactggggagagaccattctcttgctcagagtgtgggaagagattcactgatttatccaccctgctgaaacaccagagtgttcacactgatgagagaccttttaaatgctcggACTGTGTAAAGTGCTATAAAAGTCCCCGGGAACTGATgtatcatcaacgtgttcacaccactgagagaccatttaaatgtctaGACTGCGAGAAGTGCtacaaaagttctggggaactgatccgCCATCAAcgcgttcacactgacgagagaccattcaagtGCTCTTACTGCGAGACAGGTTTCAGGGGACCAGAACAACTCACTgcgcaccagagaattcacactggggtgaggccattcacctgctccaaatgtgggaggggattcactcagtcatccacactgctgcgacaccagcgagttcacactggggagagaccattcgcctgcccagaatgtgggaagggatttactacctTATCCACCCTGTGCAAACACCAGCATATTCACAATGAacaacagtga